One genomic segment of Esox lucius isolate fEsoLuc1 chromosome 15, fEsoLuc1.pri, whole genome shotgun sequence includes these proteins:
- the ppm1aa gene encoding protein phosphatase 1A isoform X3 translates to MGAFLDKPKMEKHNAHGEGNSLTYGLSSMQGWRVEMEDAHTAVIGLPHGLDPWSFFAVYDGHAGSQVAKYCCEHLLEHITSNPDFQSALDPEPNVESVKTGIRTGFLQIDEHMRTISEKKHGVDRSGSTAVGVMISPGHVYFINCGDSRGLLSRGGAVHFFTQDHKPSNPLEKERIQNAGGSVMIQRVNGSLAVSRALGDFDYKCVHGKGPTEQLVSPEPEVYAIERSEAEDEFIVLACDGIWDVMANEELCDFVRSRLEVTDDLERVCNEVVDTCLYKGSRDNMSVVLICFPGAPKVNPEAVKREAELDKYLENRVEEIIKNQGEEVVPDLVHVMRTLASESIPNLPPGGELASKRSVVEAVYNKLNPYRSDDTDSASTDDMW, encoded by the exons ATGGGGGCGTTTTTGGACAAACCAAAGATGGAGAAGCACAATGCTCATGGTGAGGGGAACAGTCTGACTTATGGTCTAAGCAGCATGCAGGGCTGGCgggtggagatggaggatgCACACACGGCAGTCATTGGCCTACCTCACGGGCTTGACCCTTGGTCCTTCTTTGCTGTCTATGATGGGCATGCTGGCTCCCAGGTGGCCAAATACTGCTGTGAGCACCTGTTGGAGCACATCACCAGCAACCCTGACTTCCAGAGTGCTCTGGATCCAGAGCCCAACGTAGAGAGTGTGAAGACGGGCATCCGCACAGGTTTCTTGCAGATTGATGAACACATGCGGACCATCTCTGAGAAGAAGCATGGTGTGGACCGCAGTGGATCCACTGCAGTAGGGGTTATGATTTCTCCGGGCCATGTCTACTTCATCAACTGTGGAGACTCCCGGGGTCTTCTTAGCCGTGGAGGGGCTGTGCACTTCTTCACACAGGACCACAAGCCTAGCAACCcactggagaaggagaggatcCAGAACGCGGGTGGCTCTGTCATGATCCAGCGGGTGAACGGCTCTCTGGCTGTATCGCGGGCCCTTGGAGACTTTGACTACAAGTGCGTGCATGGCAAGGGCCCCACGGAGCAGCTGGTTTCACCAGAGCCTGAGGTGTATGCCATTGAAAGGTCTGAGGCAGAAGATGAGTTCATCGTCCTGGCCTGCGATGGTATCTGGGATGTCATGGCCAACGAGGAACTGTGTGATTTTGTCAGGTCCAGGCTTGAGGTTACAGATGACCTGGAGAGAGTCTGCAATGAAGTGGTTGACACCTGTTTGTACAAG GGGAGTCGAGACAATATGAGTGTTGTGCTGATCTGCTTTCCAGGGGCTCCTAAGGTGAATCCAGAAGCTGTGAAAAGGGAGGCCGAGCTGGATAAGTACCTAGAGAACAGAGTAGAAG AGATCATAAAGAACCAGGGGGAAGAAGTGGTTCCAGACCTGGTCCATGTGATGCGGACGTTAGCATCTGAGAGCATCCCTAACCTCCCCCCTGGGGGAGAGCTGGCAAGCAA ACGAAGCGTTGTTGAAGCAGTGTACAACAAACTCAACCCTTACCGAAGTGACGACACA
- the ppm1aa gene encoding protein phosphatase 1A isoform X2: MGAFLDKPKMEKHNAHGEGNSLTYGLSSMQGWRVEMEDAHTAVIGLPHGLDPWSFFAVYDGHAGSQVAKYCCEHLLEHITSNPDFQSALDPEPNVESVKTGIRTGFLQIDEHMRTISEKKHGVDRSGSTAVGVMISPGHVYFINCGDSRGLLSRGGAVHFFTQDHKPSNPLEKERIQNAGGSVMIQRVNGSLAVSRALGDFDYKCVHGKGPTEQLVSPEPEVYAIERSEAEDEFIVLACDGIWDVMANEELCDFVRSRLEVTDDLERVCNEVVDTCLYKGSRDNMSVVLICFPGAPKVNPEAVKREAELDKYLENRVEEIIKNQGEEVVPDLVHVMRTLASESIPNLPPGGELASKRSVVEAVYNKLNPYRSDDTVISNQVLETSQG, translated from the exons ATGGGGGCGTTTTTGGACAAACCAAAGATGGAGAAGCACAATGCTCATGGTGAGGGGAACAGTCTGACTTATGGTCTAAGCAGCATGCAGGGCTGGCgggtggagatggaggatgCACACACGGCAGTCATTGGCCTACCTCACGGGCTTGACCCTTGGTCCTTCTTTGCTGTCTATGATGGGCATGCTGGCTCCCAGGTGGCCAAATACTGCTGTGAGCACCTGTTGGAGCACATCACCAGCAACCCTGACTTCCAGAGTGCTCTGGATCCAGAGCCCAACGTAGAGAGTGTGAAGACGGGCATCCGCACAGGTTTCTTGCAGATTGATGAACACATGCGGACCATCTCTGAGAAGAAGCATGGTGTGGACCGCAGTGGATCCACTGCAGTAGGGGTTATGATTTCTCCGGGCCATGTCTACTTCATCAACTGTGGAGACTCCCGGGGTCTTCTTAGCCGTGGAGGGGCTGTGCACTTCTTCACACAGGACCACAAGCCTAGCAACCcactggagaaggagaggatcCAGAACGCGGGTGGCTCTGTCATGATCCAGCGGGTGAACGGCTCTCTGGCTGTATCGCGGGCCCTTGGAGACTTTGACTACAAGTGCGTGCATGGCAAGGGCCCCACGGAGCAGCTGGTTTCACCAGAGCCTGAGGTGTATGCCATTGAAAGGTCTGAGGCAGAAGATGAGTTCATCGTCCTGGCCTGCGATGGTATCTGGGATGTCATGGCCAACGAGGAACTGTGTGATTTTGTCAGGTCCAGGCTTGAGGTTACAGATGACCTGGAGAGAGTCTGCAATGAAGTGGTTGACACCTGTTTGTACAAG GGGAGTCGAGACAATATGAGTGTTGTGCTGATCTGCTTTCCAGGGGCTCCTAAGGTGAATCCAGAAGCTGTGAAAAGGGAGGCCGAGCTGGATAAGTACCTAGAGAACAGAGTAGAAG AGATCATAAAGAACCAGGGGGAAGAAGTGGTTCCAGACCTGGTCCATGTGATGCGGACGTTAGCATCTGAGAGCATCCCTAACCTCCCCCCTGGGGGAGAGCTGGCAAGCAA ACGAAGCGTTGTTGAAGCAGTGTACAACAAACTCAACCCTTACCGAAGTGACGACACA gtgatCTCCAATCAAGTtttagagacatctcaaggatga
- the ppm1aa gene encoding protein phosphatase 1A isoform X4 has protein sequence MGAFLDKPKMEKHNAHGEGNSLTYGLSSMQGWRVEMEDAHTAVIGLPHGLDPWSFFAVYDGHAGSQVAKYCCEHLLEHITSNPDFQSALDPEPNVESVKTGIRTGFLQIDEHMRTISEKKHGVDRSGSTAVGVMISPGHVYFINCGDSRGLLSRGGAVHFFTQDHKPSNPLEKERIQNAGGSVMIQRVNGSLAVSRALGDFDYKCVHGKGPTEQLVSPEPEVYAIERSEAEDEFIVLACDGIWDVMANEELCDFVRSRLEVTDDLERVCNEVVDTCLYKGSRDNMSVVLICFPGAPKVNPEAVKREAELDKYLENRVEEIIKNQGEEVVPDLVHVMRTLASESIPNLPPGGELASKRSVVEAVYNKLNPYRSDDTDILFFRGFS, from the exons ATGGGGGCGTTTTTGGACAAACCAAAGATGGAGAAGCACAATGCTCATGGTGAGGGGAACAGTCTGACTTATGGTCTAAGCAGCATGCAGGGCTGGCgggtggagatggaggatgCACACACGGCAGTCATTGGCCTACCTCACGGGCTTGACCCTTGGTCCTTCTTTGCTGTCTATGATGGGCATGCTGGCTCCCAGGTGGCCAAATACTGCTGTGAGCACCTGTTGGAGCACATCACCAGCAACCCTGACTTCCAGAGTGCTCTGGATCCAGAGCCCAACGTAGAGAGTGTGAAGACGGGCATCCGCACAGGTTTCTTGCAGATTGATGAACACATGCGGACCATCTCTGAGAAGAAGCATGGTGTGGACCGCAGTGGATCCACTGCAGTAGGGGTTATGATTTCTCCGGGCCATGTCTACTTCATCAACTGTGGAGACTCCCGGGGTCTTCTTAGCCGTGGAGGGGCTGTGCACTTCTTCACACAGGACCACAAGCCTAGCAACCcactggagaaggagaggatcCAGAACGCGGGTGGCTCTGTCATGATCCAGCGGGTGAACGGCTCTCTGGCTGTATCGCGGGCCCTTGGAGACTTTGACTACAAGTGCGTGCATGGCAAGGGCCCCACGGAGCAGCTGGTTTCACCAGAGCCTGAGGTGTATGCCATTGAAAGGTCTGAGGCAGAAGATGAGTTCATCGTCCTGGCCTGCGATGGTATCTGGGATGTCATGGCCAACGAGGAACTGTGTGATTTTGTCAGGTCCAGGCTTGAGGTTACAGATGACCTGGAGAGAGTCTGCAATGAAGTGGTTGACACCTGTTTGTACAAG GGGAGTCGAGACAATATGAGTGTTGTGCTGATCTGCTTTCCAGGGGCTCCTAAGGTGAATCCAGAAGCTGTGAAAAGGGAGGCCGAGCTGGATAAGTACCTAGAGAACAGAGTAGAAG AGATCATAAAGAACCAGGGGGAAGAAGTGGTTCCAGACCTGGTCCATGTGATGCGGACGTTAGCATCTGAGAGCATCCCTAACCTCCCCCCTGGGGGAGAGCTGGCAAGCAA ACGAAGCGTTGTTGAAGCAGTGTACAACAAACTCAACCCTTACCGAAGTGACGACACA
- the ppm1aa gene encoding protein phosphatase 1A isoform X1: MGAFLDKPKMEKHNAHGEGNSLTYGLSSMQGWRVEMEDAHTAVIGLPHGLDPWSFFAVYDGHAGSQVAKYCCEHLLEHITSNPDFQSALDPEPNVESVKTGIRTGFLQIDEHMRTISEKKHGVDRSGSTAVGVMISPGHVYFINCGDSRGLLSRGGAVHFFTQDHKPSNPLEKERIQNAGGSVMIQRVNGSLAVSRALGDFDYKCVHGKGPTEQLVSPEPEVYAIERSEAEDEFIVLACDGIWDVMANEELCDFVRSRLEVTDDLERVCNEVVDTCLYKGSRDNMSVVLICFPGAPKVNPEAVKREAELDKYLENRVEEIIKNQGEEVVPDLVHVMRTLASESIPNLPPGGELASKRSVVEAVYNKLNPYRSDDTCNMIEFLTSRSVDWHQRTEESLLLHGICLTKNSH; encoded by the exons ATGGGGGCGTTTTTGGACAAACCAAAGATGGAGAAGCACAATGCTCATGGTGAGGGGAACAGTCTGACTTATGGTCTAAGCAGCATGCAGGGCTGGCgggtggagatggaggatgCACACACGGCAGTCATTGGCCTACCTCACGGGCTTGACCCTTGGTCCTTCTTTGCTGTCTATGATGGGCATGCTGGCTCCCAGGTGGCCAAATACTGCTGTGAGCACCTGTTGGAGCACATCACCAGCAACCCTGACTTCCAGAGTGCTCTGGATCCAGAGCCCAACGTAGAGAGTGTGAAGACGGGCATCCGCACAGGTTTCTTGCAGATTGATGAACACATGCGGACCATCTCTGAGAAGAAGCATGGTGTGGACCGCAGTGGATCCACTGCAGTAGGGGTTATGATTTCTCCGGGCCATGTCTACTTCATCAACTGTGGAGACTCCCGGGGTCTTCTTAGCCGTGGAGGGGCTGTGCACTTCTTCACACAGGACCACAAGCCTAGCAACCcactggagaaggagaggatcCAGAACGCGGGTGGCTCTGTCATGATCCAGCGGGTGAACGGCTCTCTGGCTGTATCGCGGGCCCTTGGAGACTTTGACTACAAGTGCGTGCATGGCAAGGGCCCCACGGAGCAGCTGGTTTCACCAGAGCCTGAGGTGTATGCCATTGAAAGGTCTGAGGCAGAAGATGAGTTCATCGTCCTGGCCTGCGATGGTATCTGGGATGTCATGGCCAACGAGGAACTGTGTGATTTTGTCAGGTCCAGGCTTGAGGTTACAGATGACCTGGAGAGAGTCTGCAATGAAGTGGTTGACACCTGTTTGTACAAG GGGAGTCGAGACAATATGAGTGTTGTGCTGATCTGCTTTCCAGGGGCTCCTAAGGTGAATCCAGAAGCTGTGAAAAGGGAGGCCGAGCTGGATAAGTACCTAGAGAACAGAGTAGAAG AGATCATAAAGAACCAGGGGGAAGAAGTGGTTCCAGACCTGGTCCATGTGATGCGGACGTTAGCATCTGAGAGCATCCCTAACCTCCCCCCTGGGGGAGAGCTGGCAAGCAA ACGAAGCGTTGTTGAAGCAGTGTACAACAAACTCAACCCTTACCGAAGTGACGACACA